A region of the Arachis hypogaea cultivar Tifrunner chromosome 15, arahy.Tifrunner.gnm2.J5K5, whole genome shotgun sequence genome:
agccgcttttctattgagtttaagaaattaaatttttatttttatttttaaaattataaatttaatattaataattaaaaataaattataaaaaataaaatacctaagttatttaatatgtaaaatgtatgaaataaataaatttaatttagaaaacaagattaaaaaaatattttgttgttattatgtATAACAAAGTCAATATAAACACTTACTAATATTATATAAAGATTAGTTAtatataaatgttattaaatttatttattttctcaatcatGTTTAATTAGaagcaattttaaaaatttatattcctaTCATTCTTTATCTCCATcaataatactaataaataaaaaaatgtattttaaaaaatcttatcttgaacatctttaattttttttaattttattattttttaaaattattaatttgtatttttattatatcatcttatcatattatacactatccttttctcttataattttttatagaaaaatgctagggggccagcaatttttgtgatttgtagccatcaaatagccatcaatgatggttttaatggtatgagattggtgtgagatttcatccaatgactcacttttcATTTTATTAGGTTAAGCTtggctaaaataaaaaaataatgaggttTATTTTAGCATGGCGACAAAATTAGTATTCTAACTAATATTCTAGGAAACATTAGCGACATACTCATTATTGATGATGGTGACAAATTAAATATTCCATTGCGACTGAAATATTTGTGAGATACCTATCGGTTTGTTAGTAGCTTAAAAGGAATCTGCGATGAATTTTTGTGATAATATTACAACTAATTGACTACATATTATTTTCTAGTAAGTTAGCGACTACTTTGTAACTTTATTTTCTCATTTAGAATAGTTTTGGTTTAGTGACAAAATTCCTACAGATTTGATTAAGGATTTTCAAAATTAGCTATAGATTTGTTACAAAATGTGACAGATTTGCAATCATATTAGCGGACAACTTGCGACGAGTTAGGTTCGAAAAAATTCCTCGCTAATTAGCATCACCTAAGCATTCCATTTTGTCTACGAAGTTAGCTTGCATTTAGCGATGAGTCTACTGCAGTAGAGTTTGTCGCTAATTAGCGACTACCATTTAGTCTATTTTTTCTATGGAATTAGCTTTTACTTTAGTGATGGATTTGCGACTATCTATTCGGTAGCTAAAAAACTTTCCGATGAATTAGCGACTGTTGTGTTTGCCTCACTGATCTGCGACTTGTATTTAGCGACGAAAGCATTAGTTGCTAGGCAGTAACTAATCCGTCACAAATTCTATTTTGCATCAGATTAGCGACGATTTTACGACTCTTTTTGTAGTAGCTAATTGGCCATATTCTTGTAGTGCAGGTTCAATCTCTTACTTTGAAGAATTAGCGAGATCCTTCATAGACTACTTTACAGCTTCAAGAATATACGTGCACGGATTCGATTACCTCGGCACTATCAAGCAAGGTCCACATGAGAGCTTGAAGGACTATATGACGAGGTTCGCCAAAGTGACGATGGAAATCCCGGACCTCAATCCTGAGATGCATCTGCACGCATTGAAGAGCAGCCTCAGTCCCGAGAAGTTCCAGGAGACCATCGTTGTTACCAAGCCGAAAACATTAGTAAAATTCTGAGAGAAAGCTGCGGGACAAATGGAGATCAAGGAACTCTGTGAATCTCAGCGGACAGAGAAGCAACAACCCCGTCGAGATGAAGAAAGACCACCAAGGTCTCACCCAAGAAAGGAGCTCAAAAAAACTTTCAAGCTTACTCCGAATTTTGACTCCTACACCAAATTTAATACAAAAAGGGAAGACATAATCAAGGAGATCCTTCACAACAAGCTTATAAAACCGTCGACTAAAGCAGGCAGTTACCAAGGCCAAAAGTATGTGGATAAAACCAAGCACTGTGCGTTTCATCAGAAGTTCAGCCATACCACAGATGAATGCGTGGTGGCCAAAGATTTACTAGAGAGACTGGCACGGCAAGAACTTTTGGATAAATACATCAGCAGACGAATGCAACAGGACACATCAACCTCGGTAGGAACAGAAAATCAAGCAACGAACACCGAAAAGGACTAATGGTAGCATAATCAATCTCATCTAAGAAGATTATCAATTACATATCAGGAGGATTTGCATGTGGAGGAGACACAAGCTCGGCCAGGAAAATAAGTTACTGAACCACGCTAACACTACAAAGTAACATACCAACAAAAGGATCTACCATCCCCATTCCGGAGATCACATTTACAAACACGAACTTCGGATCCAAAACTCCTAATTTCGATGATCCAGTAGTTATCTCAGTGGCAACAGGAGACTTATTGATTTGAAAAGTTTTGTTAGACCCGGGAAGTAGTGCCGACGTCATGTTCTTATCCACATTCAAGAAGATGAAACTAAATAACAAAGTGTTGCAACCATCCTCGGACAAATTGGTCGGATTTTTCGGGGAAAGAATCCCCGTAACAGGTTATGTCTGGGTGAGGACAACCTTAGGGGAATATCCTCACTCAAGGACTTTAGATATCCAGTATTTAATTGTTGATTGCTTTAGTCCTTATAATATTATCTTAGGAATACCATCTTTAAATGCTTTCAGGGCTATAGTCTCCACAATTCACTTGTGCGTCAAGTTTTGTACACAGGATGGAACTATAGCAATAGTACATTCAGATAGAAAGGAAGTAACGCAATGTTACAATGCAGGTCTTAAGATGAAGCAGACACTGATACCAAGGATAAATTCGGTCTACAATACCAATGATATACCAGATCTAGCCGAGCTGGATCCTCGGACCAATCATGAGCAACGACCTACCCTAACAGATGACTTGAGCAAGGTAAGCATTTCCAATAATAAGAATCAGAACACTAACATCGGTTCTGCTTTATCTGTAGGGTACACGAAGCAAATCACTGACTTACTCCAGGCAAATGCCGACCTGTTCTCTTGGAGCCCTGCTGACATGCCAGGATTAAACCCAGAAGCCATATGCCAGATACTCGCTTTGGATCCTAAAGCTCGTCTGGTGAAACAGAAGAAAAGATACTCAGGACAGGAAAAAATAGATGCGGCCGTCAGAGAAACACAAAAGCTATTAAGCGCGGGTTTCGTTCGAGAAATCCGCTTCACATCCTAGCTGGCGAATGGGGTAATGGTCAAAAAGAATTCTGGGAAATGGCGAATGCGTGTGGACTTCACTGACCTAAACAAGGCATGCCCAAAAGGCTCTTATTCATTGCCATGCATTGATAAGCTCGTCGACAATACATCTGGTTACAAAATActaagcttcatggatgcatattcgAGCTATAACCAGATACTCGTGCACCCTTCGGATGAGGACAAGACGGCCTTCATAACTGACCATGAAAATTTTTGCTACAAAGTCATGCCTTTCGGCCTCAAGAACGTGGGCGCTACCTACCAACGCCTGAAGGACAAGGTATTTTAGAACCAGATCGGGTAGAATATGGAAGTGTACGTAGACGATATGGTCATCAAATCAGAGACCGAAGAAAAACACATGTCCGATCTCAAAGAGGTATTTGAGCAACTAAGAAAGTACAACATGTGGTTAAACCCTAAGAAATGCGCCTTCGGGGTACAAGGAGGGAAGTTCCTAGGATTCATGTTAACTCACAaaggaatcgaagcaaaccccGACAAGTGTAAAGCAATCATAGAGATGAAATCGCCAACCCATTTTTTCAACACAATACGGAAGTCAAACAAATTTGAATGGTCGGATAAGTGTGAGACAGCCTTCGCCGAGTTCAAACAAATTCTATCATCACCCCGATATTGACAAGACCAACACATGGTAACCCACTCTATTTATACCTTTCAGTTTCTGCTAACTCAATTTCATATGTACTTGTCACAGAAGCAGGTCAAGAGCAGCACCCGGTCTACTTTATCAGTAAGATTTTACAAAACGCGGAAACAAGATACCCTACCATTGAAAAGCTAGCCTATGCTCTGGTAGTTACAGCGTGATGCCTAAGACATTATTTCCAAAGCTACAAGGTTGTGGTACGAACTAATCAACCGCTGCGACAAGTGTTAACACGACCCGTCCTTGCAGGAAGATTGAGAAAATGGTCCATAGAGTTGTCTGAACACGATATCGATTACCAAGCTCGAGGTTCAATAAAATCTCAAGTACTGGCTGATTTCGTCGCAGAATTCACCTCACTAGGCGAGATTTATTCAGAATGGGAGTTATATATGGATGGTGCTGCAAACGAAGACGGTAGGGGCAAATGTTAAATATTGTTCTAATAAAGGTTCACTTTCCTGAAAAATGCCATTTACCTGTTGAACGATGAGGAGGGAGTCACAATAGACTTCGATGTGTTGAATTTTGCTCTCTTTGGCTAGTCGTAGGCCAGCCAGAAGTGCTTCTTACTCGGATTGATTATTGCTTACTGTAAACATGTATTTTATTGATTGCTCGGTTGAGACTCCTTCGGTCTTTGAGAACAATACgacatttaatttaataattccaaaattttcaaatcacACATATTCATCAGAGTGAAAACAATAGAGCTGGTATATTATCCAAATTAGCTACTTCAAGAAAAATAAACACACTATTGGAATTGTCACAAATAACCCTGGAACAACCTAGTATAGACAACAATTGTGTGCTGAGTTTGTCACAGGTAGAAGACTAGAGAACTCAATAtgtcaattttttgaaaaatggaacaATACCAAAAACGGAGAGAAATCTGAAGGTATTCAAGAAAAAAGCAAGCTACTTTACCATCATTGGAAACGACCTCTATAGACGGGATTTTTCTCGGCCTCTGCTGAAGTGCTTAGGGGATGAAGATGCCGCCCTAGCAATGTCAGAAGCACACGAAGGCATCTGTGGCACACACATAGGGGGCCGAAGCCTGCCAGCAAAGTTATTAAGAGCAATGTATTACTAGCCGACCTTAAAGAAAGATTGCCTGGCGAAGGTCAAGCAGTGTGACAACTGTCAAAAGTGCGCCCCGGTAATACATAACCCAGCTGAGATGTTACACACATCCGAAGTCGGATGGCCATTCCATAGATGGGGGGGCTAGATATACTCTGTCCTTTTCCAATATCACAAGGCCAGATAAAATTTCTACTTATAGCAATCGACTACTttacaaaatggatagaagctCAACTGCTTGCCAGAATAACGGCAAAAAAGGTACAAAGTTTCATTTGGAAATTTATCATATGCCGATATGGATTGCCCATGGATATTGTTACTGATAATGGTAGACAATTTGCTGACAAGAAAATAGCGTCCTTTTTACAAAATCTAAACATCAAGCACCATTTTTCATCGGTCGAGCACCCTCAAACCAACGGGCTCGCCGAGGCAGCTATCAAGGTTATTTTGCAGGCATTAAAGAAAAAGTTAACTTTAGCTAAAGCTCAGTGGGCTGAACTCATGCCAGAGATACTCTGAGGATACAATACAACCCAACAAAGCTCGACCAAGGAAATGCCTTTCAAGTTAGTGTTCAGAGCCGATGCCATGATCCTAGTAGAAATATCCCAAGGATCAATCAGAGCTGATCACTTCGACGAGGATACGAATAATCAAATGAGAAGTGCCGAGATGGATATAATAGACGAAGAACGGCAAGAATCGAGGATACGGCAGGAATACAACAAGAAAGTTAGACCTCATCCATTACAACAAGGAGATCTCGTCCCCAGGCGTCTTGAAGATGTCCGAAGACCGCCAAGACAGGGCAAACTCGCCGCAAATTGGGAAGACCCCTACCGAATTTCACAAGTGCATGGCCGAGGTGCATACTCTCTAGAAGCCCTGGAAGGGATCGATTTACCGAACACTTGGAATATTTCCTCATTGCGACTGTATCATACCTGACTACCTATAAATATTTGAAGCTCGAAAGGTACTCCTTTTCCTACCACCGAGGTTTTTCTCTTACAGGGTTTTACTCggggaggttttaacgaggccgaccACTTCAAAATCTATCAAACACTATTCAGTTAATCAATGCAAACATTTCATATAAACAAGCATTTTATGTTCTAAACAGTATCCATGCAACTAGCTTAGCAACAAAACGTGTTGCAGATACATATACGATTATGGTTGTTTTTCATCAAAAAGTTCAACCAAAAGTCTAATTCTCAAACAAAATACATACTAAAAATCAAATTCATTTAACTGCATCTGCAGTTTCATGCTATACTCCCCCCCCCCAAGGTTCATCATCAACTAATTGACCATTCACAACGATCTTAGTGACATCAAAACCACTAACGTCAAGATCAAGAGCAAAAATGCCAATTTGACTCAATGCACGATTGAACCCACCGGCAAACATCTCTAGCCCTTCATCTTCCAGCTCATGAACCCGAGATGTTAGTTTCCCCTTCTCGAGGTCTGCCTCCTTTAGCTGACCTTGTAGAGATCGGATTTGATCTTGCAAGCTTTCAATTTCAGTCTCCATATCCTTCATTTTTTTGTCAGATCAATGACCACTCCCTCTCTCTCCGCAACTGACTTCTCCAGTTTTTCAATCTTGTCCTTTTCAACCTTCTCTTCAGCACCAAGCAACTCTGTAGTTCGGCCAACACAGAGCAATCTCGTAGCAAGAATCTAACAAAGATACACACTTCATTAGCCAGGAAACCCAACCAAAATATCATGTAAATCAAATATGATAACATATACCTGTATATATTGACTGACCACTTCCTTTCTGACGTCCTTCAAGAGTTGAATGTCATTTGGGTTCTGAGCAACCCTATCAGCAAGAGCACCAGATGGGAATCGATCACTCCAGATCGATTCCACAGCACCGCCAGCCATGAAACCATGAAGACGCGATTGCTTCTTCACTCCGCTCTTAACCCCGAATTCGAATACTATGTCTACTCCAGACAAGATCTCTAAGGGCGGACTCCagatttttcctttttcctcctCGTGAGTGTGCACTAGATTGTGCAACATCAGCACCCGCGTCCTTGACAACTTTTTCAACAGAAGTTTCACCACTTCCTTTCTTTTTCTGGTCAAGAAAACTCCTCATCCTCACCGAGGATAAACTCGACACTTTCCCACCTGCACAAACGAAACACACAAAATTAAGTCATCCACATATAAGCAGTCCAAAAAGCAAAGCAGGAATGTACAGAGCCCTCACCAATATAACTACTCAAtccatcaatttcattttcaaatttcagaacttcagaaatacacaaCAATTTCCTGGCAGAAAAACACTCAATAAGATAATCTAAGAACAAGTCTTCTTTCTTGGACCTCTTAAAGACATCCAGAACCTGCATAGGTTCAGGACACCAGAAAAGGGGGAACTTCTTGCCCAATTCATCATCCAAGAAAAAAGGATACTCCTTTTGACAGGAGCAAACCTTTACAaacatttctttaaaatttttaaaagaggaTTTGTACAACACAAACAAGGAACGGCCTGGATAACTACTCAAATTTATCCAAAGACCTTTCCGGACACCCTTCGCTTGGAACAACGAAAAGAAAATTTCCAAAGAAGGTTCATATTGCAGAAAACCCAACAAGCACTCAAAGGCTCGAaggaaagcccatgagttaggatggAGTTGGGATGGAACACAAGTTAGCTGTGTTAAAACCATGCACTCGAAATTAGTAAAAGGGAGCTTGACATTCAACTCAGTGAAAACACAGGTATATACATAAAAGTTCAATCCCCTCTTTTTTCACAAACCATCTCCTCCCCATTACAAGAAAGTAACTCGACCCCACACCCAGAACCCTCCCGAATCCATCTAGCAGCATTAAGCGAAGCTAACATTTTAGGATTCTAAAAAAGGGACGCGCGACACTTGACGTCTGTGTGGACCCATTCGTAGAGGTCATCTTTGATCTCCACCACTTTGTCTTCTGGTTTTTTCATGACCAACACAGTGAAGAAAGAGACACGAGAGAACAAGGGAGAAACACTAACCTTTAGTTGCTATCCTTTTTCGAATTATTACAATGAAAAAGTTGCTCCAAACTAAAGAGGTTTCGAAGTAAACACTATCATACAATTACAATTGCAAATAATCCCTGACCGTTAGATCAAGAAAACGGTTCACTGCCCACGCTTGCCTCGATAATAGACCCCGCTAACATCCATTACAAACGTCCCTTCAGGACTCCACTACCAATAAATGTGCAACCCTtattaaatgccaaaaacaataTTACTTCAATAGTCGAAACCTCGTTGAGCTTGGGGGCTCGCATATAAATAAAAAGGGTATAACGTCGGTCATACAGACAAAAAGCTCAACTAGCTTCCGACAATAGCAAGTCAAACTTAGGGGTTGTGATCCATACCCATTCAATCGAACCGACGTTATACTCTGAATACGCCCATATCCAAACTACACAACAACTACTAGGTCAAAATTGGATAGCGCCGCAATAGGAGAAAAATCCAATACTCAGTTCGGATGAGATACCAGGAATCTCAGATTAAGTAACGGGCACATCTTTCAAACATAAATAGCGCTACATAGACAATCTAGGGATCACAAGGCACAACAAATACGAACACATGACAGCTCAAAAAGTTGctattataattaattcttgatcgCGTATTGACTTAAGCGTCggagttttttttttacaaattctcCACACTGCTC
Encoded here:
- the LOC140179407 gene encoding uncharacterized protein; amino-acid sequence: MFLSTFKKMKLNNKVLQPSSDKLVGFFGERIPVTGYVWVRTTLGEYPHSRTLDIQYLIVDCFSPYNIILGIPSLNAFRAIVSTIHLCVKFCTQDGTIAIVHSDRKEVTQCYNAGLKMKQTLIPRINSVYNTNDIPDLAELDPRTNHEQRPTLTDDLSKVSISNNKNQNTNIGSALSVGYTKQITDLLQANADLFSWSPADMPGLNPEAICQILALDPKARLVKQKKRYSGQEKIDAAVRETQKLLSAGFVREIRFTS
- the LOC140179408 gene encoding uncharacterized protein is translated as MPFKLVFRADAMILVEISQGSIRADHFDEDTNNQMRSAEMDIIDEERQESRIRQEYNKKVRPHPLQQGDLVPRRLEDVRRPPRQGKLAANWEDPYRISQVHGRGAYSLEALEGIDLPNTWNISSLRLYHT
- the LOC112747232 gene encoding uncharacterized protein encodes the protein MLHNLVHTHEEEKGKIWSPPLEILSGVDIVFEFGVKSGVKKQSRLHGFMAGGAVESIWSDRFPSGALADRVAQNPNDIQLLKDVRKEVVSQYIQILATRLLCVGRTTELLGAEEKVEKDKIEKLEKSVAEREGVVIDLTKK